GCCGGCGCGGCAGACGCCACTCGTGCCGCCAGCCGAGGCGGGTGCGGGCGCCCAGAGAAACCCGCGTCGTGTCGTCCAGCAGGGAGTCGGCGGCCAGGGGACCGTTGTAGAAGCGGTTGCGCTGTCGCGCATAGTCCAGGCTCAAGTGTTGCCGCCAACGCTTCCCAGTAGGCGCCCACCCGGCATCCAGCCGCAACAGCCACCGGAATTTGCGATGGCGGTAATCGGGGTCGTCCACCACGGACAACAGATAGTCGTCCAAGTCGCTTTCGGTATCGGCATAACGCGCGCTCGCCTGCAGGGAGCCGCCCCCTTCCCGCAGCAAGGTACAGCGCGCCGTCAGGGCGGAATGCTCGAAACCGTCCCGCTCAGAGGCGCCGGCGGCATGCGAGGGGCCTTCGCCAACATGGCGCTGCAACCGCAGCAAACAATCCCCCTGCCCGCCGCCGCCCGCGAACTCCAGGCCGCCGCGCAGGCTGTCATAGGAACCTGCTTCCACATGGCCGCGCAGCCCGGGGGGGCGTCCGCGATAGCTGAAGATCCGAATGACCCCGCCGAGCGCCTCCGAGCCATACACCCCTCCCTGCGGGCCGCGCAGTATCTCAACCCGCTCAATGCCGTCCGTAGAGAGGTCGGCCAGATCCGCGATGCCCGTCACCGGGTCGTTCAGCGGCACCCCGTCCAACAGCACCAACACGTGATTAGAGTTGGTGCCGCGCAGGAATACGGAGGACTGACCGGCGATCCCGCCGGTGCGCACTGTGTCCGCCCCCACCGCAAGGCGCAGCAGTTCCAGGACCCGCGGCTTGCCGAGGCGGGCGATCCGTTCGGCGTCGAACACAGTAACCGAGGCGCCCGGCGCCGGGGTGCGGTGCGCGCTCACGATCAAAGGCGCCGCCCCGGCATTGA
This genomic interval from Gammaproteobacteria bacterium contains the following:
- a CDS encoding TonB-dependent receptor, producing the protein MPSLGENRPLWGSVAALCALAAVNAGAAPLIVSAHRTPAPGASVTVFDAERIARLGKPRVLELLRLAVGADTVRTGGIAGQSSVFLRGTNSNHVLVLLDGVPLNDPVTGIADLADLSTDGIERVEILRGPQGGVYGSEALGGVIRIFSYRGRPPGLRGHVEAGSYDSLRGGLEFAGGGGQGDCLLRLQRHVGEGPSHAAGASERDGFEHSALTARCTLLREGGGSLQASARYADTESDLDDYLLSVVDDPDYRHRKFRWLLRLDAGWAPTGKRWRQHLSLDYARQRNRFYNGPLAADSLLDDTTRVSLGARTRLGWRHEWRLPRRQQFHLGLQTERERVRSELRRSLRRHSVWAQYRFPLRDLRLSADLRGERHGRYGSRGDWRGNAEWPLAATGIRLHGGVGTGYRAPTLSDLYHPSFGNPQLRPERSRGWEWGLEWQHGGWRLRATRFEQRLANLIEYDFAAAALVNAGRAYAGGHEWQLQFELTPRLRLDGGYTRTDAYNRDSRQPLLRRPRHKAHGTLQWAVKEGGHVALTARYVGRRLDVGNVALGGYAVLDLAAGWRLAPGLELLLRVDNLLNRNYREVDGYGVPGRGLYLGLRRQ